A genomic stretch from Desulfotignum balticum DSM 7044 includes:
- a CDS encoding zeta toxin family protein: protein MADPRQLWVLAGGNGAGKSTFYHLYLAGYGIPFVNADLIARDLNSENPEVVSYHAATLAGQIREDLISQGISFCFETVFSHDSKIDFLARAKANGYTIILVYIHLFDSRLNEARVKQRISEGGHRVPIDKIHSRIPRTLQHIKTALSIVDEARILDNSSKENPFKQIIVMKAGNYESKADHLPEWAKDLLPA, encoded by the coding sequence ATGGCGGATCCAAGACAGCTCTGGGTGCTGGCCGGCGGAAATGGGGCCGGCAAATCAACTTTTTATCATTTGTATCTTGCCGGATACGGCATCCCGTTTGTGAATGCCGATCTGATCGCCAGGGATTTGAATTCCGAGAACCCGGAAGTGGTCAGCTATCATGCGGCAACCCTGGCAGGTCAAATCAGAGAGGATTTGATCTCTCAGGGCATATCTTTCTGCTTTGAAACGGTTTTTTCCCATGACTCAAAAATTGATTTTCTTGCCCGGGCTAAAGCCAATGGCTATACGATCATTCTTGTATATATCCATTTATTTGATTCACGTTTGAACGAAGCCCGTGTGAAACAGCGTATCTCAGAGGGAGGGCATCGTGTCCCGATAGATAAGATTCACTCCCGGATACCCAGAACGCTGCAACACATAAAAACAGCATTGTCCATAGTGGATGAAGCGAGAATCCTGGACAATTCCTCCAAAGAGAATCCATTCAAACAGATCATTGTGATGAAGGCCGGAAATTACGAATCAAAAGCAGATCACTTGCCGGAATGGGCAAAGGATTTGCTCCCGGCATAA
- a CDS encoding Spy/CpxP family protein refolding chaperone has translation MKRKSLLMNVLVAIAVLAVSGFIGVQSSMAVEEHHQSGAAEKMPTSMESSGSGKMSGSASGDGPGMMGMMAGPDDAGGQGMMGMMDQGMMRMMMSHMMGGPGGMGKMMGKMGAGMKGPGGGPRGMAQMARMLEELNLTPEQWDQVRGLARERLEKMADLWAQRMKLQIELAGLRWDQQVNPQQVKEAFVKEAEAKAEMFLTSLDYLRKLKGVLNQEQLKKLDAQGL, from the coding sequence ATGAAGAGAAAATCTTTATTGATGAACGTATTGGTTGCAATCGCAGTTTTGGCGGTATCCGGTTTCATTGGGGTCCAAAGCAGTATGGCTGTAGAGGAGCACCACCAATCGGGCGCCGCGGAAAAGATGCCGACTTCAATGGAATCCTCCGGCTCCGGCAAGATGTCGGGTTCTGCATCCGGCGACGGCCCCGGTATGATGGGCATGATGGCCGGACCGGATGACGCGGGCGGTCAGGGGATGATGGGCATGATGGACCAAGGCATGATGCGCATGATGATGTCGCATATGATGGGCGGGCCCGGCGGCATGGGAAAAATGATGGGGAAAATGGGTGCCGGAATGAAAGGTCCTGGCGGCGGTCCCCGCGGGATGGCTCAGATGGCCCGCATGCTGGAGGAGCTGAACCTGACGCCCGAGCAGTGGGACCAGGTGCGCGGCCTGGCACGGGAACGATTGGAGAAAATGGCGGATCTTTGGGCGCAGCGCATGAAACTGCAAATCGAGCTGGCTGGCCTGCGCTGGGACCAACAGGTCAACCCCCAGCAAGTAAAAGAAGCGTTTGTTAAGGAAGCTGAAGCCAAGGCCGAGATGTTTCTGACGAGTTTGGATTACCTTCGCAAACTCAAAGGTGTCCTCAATCAGGAACAACTCAAAAAACTGGATGCTCAGGGATTATAA
- a CDS encoding ParD-like family protein, translating into MMINESGTGGAMMTTVSLRIDRDLALQAEREARIQNRSKTKQLEYWAILGKAVSSKLSISDAVAVSQGIKTIKLKGPPSVQSISIDSDDIFNQLENDRTKGLLAGKVTTAAIFYEASAEHPGYLDRVNSVTGERQTGSFERGEFRAL; encoded by the coding sequence ATGATGATAAATGAATCAGGAACAGGGGGGGCGATGATGACCACGGTATCTTTAAGAATTGACCGGGATCTGGCGTTACAGGCGGAGCGTGAGGCCAGAATTCAGAACCGGTCAAAGACCAAACAGCTTGAGTACTGGGCGATACTGGGCAAAGCGGTTTCATCAAAATTAAGTATTTCAGATGCCGTTGCCGTGTCGCAAGGCATCAAAACCATTAAACTGAAAGGACCACCCTCTGTTCAATCGATTTCAATTGATTCAGACGATATCTTCAATCAGCTTGAAAACGACCGGACCAAAGGGCTTTTGGCCGGAAAAGTGACGACTGCGGCAATATTTTATGAGGCAAGCGCTGAACACCCCGGTTATTTGGATCGGGTCAATTCTGTCACCGGAGAAAGGCAAACCGGTTCATTCGAACGCGGTGAGTTCAGGGCACTCTGA
- a CDS encoding helix-turn-helix domain-containing protein: MQCHSLIHPFQVCRKRRLHLQIHPFGDFVQHGIRNQNLPFSSLLLDSAGDIDRRPHHPLNVINIRISSLKERPDDIPLLAQHFLTRYAQKNRKLFKGFTPVAMDALMKHPWPSNVRELENAVERAVILSMGQYISEKDLPADVVKNYRPDEVFQNPLPELGGKSLDEVEAMALIQTLKQTGGNKTEAAKLLNITRTTLNNKIKKCHLDLDQILSSHP, encoded by the coding sequence ATGCAATGTCATAGCTTGATCCACCCCTTTCAGGTCTGCCGGAAAAGAAGACTGCACCTGCAAATCCACCCCTTCGGCGATTTTGTCCAGCACGGCATCCGAAATCAGAATCTGCCATTTTCGAGCCTGCTCCTGGATTCGGCTGGTGATATTGACCGAAGACCCCACCACCCCCTGAACGTCATCAATATCAGGATCTCCTCTTTAAAGGAGAGGCCAGACGACATTCCCCTGCTGGCCCAGCATTTCCTGACCCGGTACGCACAAAAAAACCGGAAACTGTTCAAGGGATTCACGCCCGTGGCCATGGATGCCCTGATGAAGCATCCATGGCCGAGCAATGTCAGGGAACTTGAAAATGCCGTTGAAAGAGCCGTGATCCTGTCCATGGGGCAGTATATTTCAGAAAAAGATCTGCCGGCGGATGTGGTGAAAAACTACCGGCCGGATGAGGTTTTCCAAAATCCCCTGCCGGAACTGGGGGGCAAATCCCTGGATGAAGTTGAAGCCATGGCCCTGATACAGACATTGAAACAGACCGGCGGCAACAAGACAGAGGCGGCAAAATTATTGAATATCACCCGAACGACGTTAAACAACAAAATCAAAAAATGCCATCTGGATCTGGATCAGATTTTATCCTCCCATCCATAA
- a CDS encoding addiction module antidote protein, translating to MGMTTTKWDASEYLDSSEMICEYLKATLEEGDTDLLMVAIGNVAKAKGMTEIAQKADLNRQNLYKALSGNGAPKFDTVVKVLQAFGLKLTLATADETLPAS from the coding sequence ATGGGTATGACAACCACTAAATGGGATGCCAGCGAATATCTGGACAGCTCGGAAATGATTTGTGAATATTTAAAAGCCACATTGGAAGAAGGGGACACAGATCTGCTGATGGTCGCCATCGGCAATGTGGCAAAGGCCAAAGGAATGACTGAAATTGCACAGAAAGCCGATCTGAACCGGCAAAATCTTTATAAGGCTCTTTCGGGAAATGGCGCACCCAAATTTGATACGGTCGTAAAAGTACTTCAGGCATTTGGTTTGAAATTGACGCTGGCAACGGCGGATGAAACCCTGCCGGCATCGTAA